In one Rhodothermaceae bacterium genomic region, the following are encoded:
- a CDS encoding RagB/SusD family nutrient uptake outer membrane protein gives MKSKHIKQMKQFTFYTLVGVLALGAVGCQDLVVENKNSPDRSVAFAQPGDVVNLVSGTWLDYWSSVQYCNSLFYSTIADENSSSWANWGMRDMSSEPRIGWDNSATYSRRGATQGPWFGHYRGISNANDALQAIIRAETEESADNNVFTRDGHDTAQLKAFAKMNQGLMHGMLSLHFDQAFVFDETVDLDNDVLELRPYAEVNQEAIRMLEEARAIASANSFSIPWIWGLELSSQDMVKLINSFIARFTVQVARDEAERAAVNWGNVIGLIDAGITEDFVPVGADDGDQQFDCLKHFGQQGTTWSRADYRTIGPADESGGYDDWLAKMNAGDYRSVRVFNIVTADRRIVGSADDPTVDGTDFQYQGNNGPFPAARGYYHFSSHNHKRYQYYLLADANGPMPHMILTEMHMYKAEGLLRSGGSTDEVAELLNITRVSRGQLNPAMGSDAAGSSTDAQSHLDSASLWAKLKHERRIETFQTAGGLAYFDDRGLGDLVTGTPVHFPVPGRELETLGLQNYTFGGVGGVGGAPIAGRFETDNSRPR, from the coding sequence ATGAAATCTAAACACATCAAGCAAATGAAGCAATTTACATTTTATACGCTGGTCGGTGTCTTGGCGCTCGGTGCAGTGGGTTGTCAGGATCTGGTTGTGGAAAACAAGAACTCACCGGACAGATCGGTTGCCTTCGCGCAACCTGGCGATGTCGTGAACCTGGTATCAGGTACGTGGCTTGATTATTGGTCTAGTGTCCAGTATTGCAATTCGCTCTTTTATTCAACTATAGCAGATGAGAACTCGTCTTCCTGGGCAAACTGGGGGATGCGGGATATGTCCAGCGAACCTCGTATTGGTTGGGATAACAGTGCAACCTATAGCCGCAGAGGCGCCACTCAAGGGCCTTGGTTTGGTCATTACAGGGGCATCTCAAATGCCAATGATGCACTGCAGGCGATTATTCGGGCTGAAACAGAAGAGAGTGCGGACAATAACGTGTTCACCCGTGACGGCCATGACACAGCACAACTGAAAGCATTTGCAAAAATGAATCAGGGGTTGATGCATGGGATGCTCTCACTGCACTTTGACCAAGCGTTTGTGTTTGACGAGACCGTGGATCTGGACAATGACGTACTCGAGCTGCGTCCCTACGCGGAGGTGAACCAGGAGGCGATCCGAATGCTGGAAGAAGCGCGTGCAATCGCAAGTGCAAACTCGTTTTCGATACCCTGGATCTGGGGACTGGAATTGAGTTCCCAGGACATGGTCAAACTGATCAACTCGTTCATTGCACGGTTCACGGTTCAGGTCGCACGGGATGAAGCCGAGCGTGCCGCGGTGAACTGGGGCAATGTCATCGGGCTCATAGATGCCGGGATTACCGAAGATTTTGTACCTGTCGGGGCTGATGATGGGGATCAACAGTTTGACTGCCTGAAGCACTTTGGTCAACAGGGAACCACCTGGAGCAGAGCTGATTATCGCACGATTGGTCCGGCTGATGAGTCGGGGGGCTATGATGACTGGCTGGCAAAGATGAATGCAGGGGACTATCGATCCGTTCGGGTGTTTAATATCGTCACGGCAGATCGCAGGATTGTTGGTAGTGCCGATGATCCTACGGTGGATGGGACAGATTTTCAGTATCAGGGGAACAATGGTCCATTTCCGGCCGCTCGCGGTTACTACCACTTTTCAAGCCACAACCATAAGCGGTATCAGTATTACCTCTTGGCGGATGCAAATGGCCCCATGCCACACATGATCCTCACGGAAATGCACATGTACAAGGCGGAGGGTTTGTTGCGCAGTGGTGGCAGTACGGATGAAGTTGCTGAGTTGCTTAACATCACGCGAGTGTCGCGGGGACAACTGAATCCAGCTATGGGATCGGATGCTGCGGGTTCCTCAACAGATGCGCAGAGTCACTTGGATTCCGCAAGCCTGTGGGCTAAGCTAAAGCATGAGCGCCGGATTGAGACCTTCCAAACTGCAGGAGGGTTAGCCTATTTCGACGACCGCGGGTTAGGGGATCTCGTTACAGGAACGCCAGTCCATTTCCCTGTGCCCGGCAGGGAGCTGGAAACGCTGGGTCTGCAGAATTATACGTTTGGTGGCGTTGGAGGAGTCGGAGGTGCGCCGATCGCTGGTCGATTTGAAACCGACAATAGTCGACCGCGCTGA
- a CDS encoding SusC/RagA family TonB-linked outer membrane protein codes for MKKRYYFLVLCMLLFPGLANAQSVISGTVTDDTGEPLIGANVLIESLVIGASTDLDGTYTFQVPSDHVGETLDLTARYVGFVEQVRSITVSEGIMTEDFVLEVDFLQLGDIVVTGVAEATPRKKLAFTVSQVDGEDITLAPATNPVASIQGKVAGVAVMAGSGAPGATSSVRLRGATSITGSNQPLYIVDGVVLGANQVDFDALDIADIEIVKGAAASSLYGSRAQNGVINITTQRGSAMPLNQTRVTVRNEFGISDVAKSLQANTSHDLQVDASGNFVDGTGAINTCPNCLENGYGPGVIQEVNPHGAAFFDNPYQGTLHNGFDDFFDPGNTWINYVGVSQNSSKTNFLASFTNVAEQGSVLSLEGMKRRSFRVNLDHRIRPNLTVSTSGFYSQTENDGVTGVPGSGAFFNPFFGLMFTNPLVNLTERDEAGDLKIQADPLAVEENPLYLLENTDISRSRSRLLGNFRARWNPLDWLNLESNFSYDRSDRDATEFYDIGFQSIDPSSVNNGRIERRNEVAEAINYDLTVSLRKQFGDFATRGQLKAQIENFDSFSEFIIGTNLVTLGNSDLSNVKQFCTEPGCDAGSRDFGNGFSTVRSEGYYATAGLDYQDKYIVDVFFRYDGSSLFGAEERWQPYYRGSAAWRVSEESFWPANNPITELKLRASIGTAGGRPGFQAQYEVLSLGNGQLSKSTLGNAFLKPELQTEMEFGLDVGVLDRIFLELVYADTQVEDLLLAVPLAGYYGFSSQWRNAGDLASNTIEASVNASVYSSRDMDFEVGVIFDRTRQEITDFNSNPYVGGPQSLYFFREGEILGSMYGNEFITDLSRLPSDADASFFDVNDDGYVVAVGQGNTYASGPGSDGVLGGADDLWGTLVNVNGTNYRWGIPIKYYDEANETDQVQIGNGLPDFSLGFNTTFRYKGFSLYMLWGAQIGGDVYNFTKQWGYRDGRNADQDQGGKEESMKKSTTYYEVLYDATAKNSHFVEDATYLKLRELSVGYTLNRQQLSRVFGNVLHSLSASIIGRNLLTFTGYSGFDPEVGAGSDPTLYRVDSFNYPPLRTIRAKLEFQF; via the coding sequence ATGAAGAAAAGATACTATTTCCTTGTTCTTTGCATGTTGCTGTTCCCAGGGTTGGCAAATGCTCAGAGCGTAATTTCCGGAACGGTTACAGATGACACAGGTGAGCCGCTCATCGGAGCAAATGTGCTCATCGAGTCACTAGTGATCGGTGCATCCACCGACCTAGATGGGACGTACACGTTTCAGGTTCCTTCTGATCATGTTGGAGAAACGCTGGATTTGACCGCTCGTTACGTTGGATTCGTAGAGCAAGTGCGATCCATTACAGTCAGCGAAGGCATCATGACGGAAGACTTCGTCTTAGAGGTAGACTTCCTTCAGCTGGGCGACATAGTCGTTACGGGGGTCGCGGAAGCAACGCCGAGGAAGAAGTTGGCGTTCACAGTAAGCCAGGTGGACGGTGAAGACATTACGTTGGCGCCTGCAACCAATCCGGTAGCATCCATTCAGGGAAAGGTTGCCGGAGTTGCCGTTATGGCCGGTAGTGGGGCGCCTGGCGCTACCTCTTCCGTGCGTTTGCGGGGTGCAACCAGTATCACTGGTAGCAACCAGCCACTTTACATCGTGGATGGAGTTGTTCTCGGCGCGAACCAGGTTGACTTTGACGCGCTGGATATTGCGGACATTGAAATTGTTAAGGGAGCGGCTGCCTCATCGCTCTACGGTTCACGGGCCCAGAATGGTGTGATCAATATCACAACGCAACGTGGTTCGGCGATGCCCCTCAATCAAACGCGGGTGACGGTCCGCAATGAATTTGGGATTAGTGATGTTGCCAAAAGCCTGCAAGCCAATACTTCGCATGATCTGCAGGTTGATGCATCGGGGAACTTCGTGGATGGCACGGGCGCGATCAATACCTGCCCCAATTGTTTGGAAAATGGATACGGTCCTGGGGTTATTCAAGAGGTCAACCCTCATGGTGCTGCTTTCTTCGACAATCCGTATCAGGGTACGTTGCACAACGGTTTTGATGACTTCTTCGACCCTGGCAATACTTGGATAAATTATGTCGGTGTAAGCCAAAACAGTTCAAAAACAAACTTCTTGGCATCTTTTACGAATGTTGCTGAGCAGGGATCGGTTCTGAGCCTCGAAGGTATGAAGAGGAGGAGTTTTCGTGTAAATCTTGACCACCGAATTCGACCAAACCTGACCGTTTCGACCTCTGGATTTTACTCCCAGACAGAAAACGATGGCGTCACTGGTGTACCGGGATCAGGTGCATTTTTCAATCCGTTCTTCGGCCTGATGTTTACTAATCCATTGGTAAATCTAACTGAACGGGATGAAGCGGGCGATCTAAAAATTCAGGCGGATCCACTCGCGGTCGAGGAAAACCCACTCTACCTGCTTGAGAATACAGATATTTCACGATCACGGTCACGTCTTCTCGGTAATTTCCGTGCACGTTGGAATCCGCTGGATTGGCTGAATCTTGAGAGCAATTTCAGTTATGACCGTTCGGATCGCGACGCAACGGAGTTCTATGATATTGGATTTCAGTCAATAGATCCATCATCTGTCAATAATGGTCGCATTGAGCGGCGCAACGAAGTTGCTGAGGCAATCAACTACGACTTGACCGTGTCTCTTCGGAAACAGTTCGGAGATTTTGCGACACGTGGTCAGCTGAAAGCTCAGATAGAGAATTTTGACTCTTTCTCGGAATTTATTATTGGGACCAATCTGGTAACATTGGGGAATAGTGACCTCTCCAATGTAAAGCAATTCTGCACAGAGCCGGGATGCGATGCTGGTAGTAGAGACTTCGGAAACGGATTCTCAACAGTTCGGTCGGAAGGGTACTATGCAACCGCAGGCCTGGATTACCAGGACAAGTATATCGTGGATGTTTTCTTCCGCTATGATGGCAGTTCGCTGTTTGGAGCCGAAGAGCGCTGGCAGCCCTATTATCGTGGAAGTGCCGCGTGGCGGGTTTCCGAAGAGTCATTCTGGCCAGCAAATAACCCAATCACCGAACTGAAACTGCGTGCGTCTATCGGGACCGCCGGTGGCCGCCCTGGATTCCAGGCGCAGTATGAGGTACTTTCCCTGGGAAATGGTCAGCTTTCCAAATCGACCTTGGGAAATGCATTCCTAAAGCCGGAATTGCAGACAGAAATGGAGTTTGGACTTGATGTAGGCGTTCTTGACCGGATCTTCCTTGAGTTGGTGTATGCCGATACACAGGTTGAAGATCTGCTCCTCGCTGTTCCGCTCGCCGGATATTATGGGTTTAGCAGCCAGTGGCGGAATGCTGGTGATTTGGCTTCCAATACCATTGAGGCCAGTGTGAATGCGAGCGTCTATAGTTCAAGGGATATGGATTTTGAGGTTGGAGTTATCTTTGACCGTACTCGCCAAGAAATCACTGATTTCAATTCCAATCCCTATGTAGGTGGTCCTCAGAGTCTATACTTTTTCCGTGAAGGTGAAATCCTCGGAAGCATGTATGGAAACGAATTCATCACGGATCTCTCCAGGCTCCCATCCGATGCCGACGCAAGCTTCTTTGATGTCAATGATGATGGGTATGTGGTCGCGGTTGGCCAAGGTAACACCTATGCCAGTGGTCCAGGCTCGGATGGTGTCCTAGGTGGAGCAGACGATCTTTGGGGGACGCTGGTGAACGTAAATGGAACGAATTACCGCTGGGGAATCCCCATCAAGTACTATGACGAGGCAAACGAGACAGATCAGGTCCAAATTGGAAATGGGCTTCCTGACTTCAGTCTTGGATTCAACACGACGTTCCGCTACAAAGGATTCTCACTCTACATGTTGTGGGGTGCGCAGATTGGAGGTGATGTCTATAACTTCACCAAGCAATGGGGATACCGCGATGGTCGTAATGCAGATCAGGACCAAGGAGGGAAAGAAGAAAGTATGAAGAAGTCAACGACCTACTACGAAGTCCTCTACGATGCAACGGCGAAAAACAGTCACTTTGTAGAAGATGCCACGTATCTCAAGCTGCGCGAGCTTTCGGTAGGGTACACACTCAATCGCCAGCAGCTTTCTCGGGTCTTCGGCAATGTGCTGCATTCCCTCTCCGCAAGTATCATCGGGCGCAATCTGCTCACCTTTACTGGATACTCTGGATTTGATCCTGAAGTAGGAGCAGGGTCCGATCCGACACTCTATCGCGTAGACAGTTTCAATTACCCGCCGCTCCGTACGATTCGGGCGAAATTGGAATTCCAATTTTAG
- a CDS encoding ATP-binding protein gives MRANQAENGPLAILDLSFVPSKAVCVVVAVLARMIIEAVQYHRKLKGYELLMVLVLDEAHTFVHRGLNSKTGSAPGQTCCRTFERISREGRKFGLGLVLASQRPSEISPTILSQCNTVLLHCFVNDRDQDLIKRLVPDRLGELLRELLSLTSRRVIMLGWGAPAPLMTEMRELLEAYRPHSSAPVFWDSG, from the coding sequence GTGAGAGCGAATCAAGCTGAAAACGGACCACTCGCAATTCTTGACCTGTCATTTGTCCCATCGAAAGCTGTATGTGTCGTAGTAGCAGTACTGGCACGTATGATTATCGAAGCGGTCCAATATCACCGTAAGCTGAAAGGCTACGAACTTCTAATGGTTCTGGTACTTGATGAAGCACACACTTTCGTTCATAGGGGGCTTAACTCCAAAACAGGTTCTGCTCCTGGGCAAACATGCTGCCGAACATTTGAGCGAATTTCAAGAGAGGGTAGAAAATTTGGACTTGGACTTGTGCTTGCATCCCAGCGTCCATCTGAGATTTCACCAACCATATTGTCTCAGTGCAACACCGTTCTATTACATTGCTTTGTAAATGATAGGGATCAAGATCTGATTAAGCGTCTTGTGCCGGATAGATTGGGAGAACTCCTCCGAGAGCTTCTGAGTCTAACGTCAAGGCGAGTCATTATGCTTGGCTGGGGTGCACCTGCACCGCTTATGACAGAAATGCGAGAACTACTGGAAGCTTATCGTCCCCACTCATCTGCCCCTGTATTCTGGGATAGTGGGTAG
- a CDS encoding DUF4397 domain-containing protein, translating to TCAILGVAANGLENPIHRDEITGGLAEIQFIHNAVIPVPVDVSLDGTPLHSGMEFQNATGYTMVSAGSHEVRFQPLGVPEEQGITVELPTLQADKSYAVIAHGTLVSNAVKTIETRKMSTATNMVEAILVHGSGDAPAVNVNLLDPYSNNDLERIVARQLAFDQTTKYLQFDPDFVNLQVTGADNTEIAVFQLDLSGRQGEALILNLSNLAAALEVYGVDVNGDRVSSFVVTDVIDTEELPTEFTLHGNYPNPFNPSTRIQFDLPETAQVSLQIVDMLGREVMTLPAKEFEAGANRSIELNAVNLASGTYLYRMIATGAESRYVKTGRMTLVK from the coding sequence GAACGTGTGCGATCCTGGGGGTTGCCGCGAATGGGCTTGAGAATCCGATTCACCGTGATGAAATCACAGGTGGGTTGGCGGAGATTCAGTTCATTCACAACGCGGTGATCCCGGTTCCGGTGGATGTGTCCCTGGATGGTACGCCACTTCATTCCGGAATGGAATTCCAGAATGCGACCGGGTACACGATGGTTAGCGCAGGATCGCATGAGGTCCGGTTCCAGCCACTGGGTGTTCCTGAAGAGCAGGGAATTACTGTTGAACTCCCAACGCTGCAGGCCGACAAGAGTTATGCAGTCATCGCTCATGGCACGCTGGTCAGTAATGCGGTGAAGACGATTGAGACCAGAAAGATGTCTACTGCCACCAATATGGTGGAGGCGATTCTGGTCCATGGCTCTGGGGATGCACCGGCGGTAAATGTCAATTTGCTGGATCCCTACAGCAATAACGACTTGGAGCGGATCGTAGCCAGGCAGCTTGCGTTCGACCAGACCACGAAGTATCTCCAGTTTGATCCGGACTTTGTCAATCTCCAGGTGACTGGAGCGGACAACACGGAGATAGCGGTGTTCCAACTGGATCTGTCAGGACGCCAGGGCGAGGCTCTGATCTTGAACCTGTCGAATTTGGCGGCTGCGTTGGAGGTCTACGGCGTCGATGTGAATGGCGATCGGGTTTCCAGCTTTGTCGTGACCGATGTCATCGACACGGAAGAGCTTCCGACGGAGTTCACGCTGCACGGAAACTATCCGAACCCGTTCAATCCGTCGACCCGGATCCAGTTTGACCTGCCGGAGACGGCACAGGTGAGTCTGCAGATTGTGGACATGCTGGGTCGGGAAGTGATGACACTGCCGGCGAAGGAATTTGAAGCAGGAGCAAACCGGAGCATTGAGCTCAACGCGGTGAATCTTGCCTCAGGGACCTACCTGTACCGGATGATTGCAACTGGTGCAGAGAGCAGGTATGTGAAGACAGGTCGCATGACACTGGTGAAGTAA
- a CDS encoding DUF262 domain-containing protein yields MAFQVPITIYQAIKHIQNREYVLPAIQREFVWPTHRIERLFDSLMRNYPIGSFLFWEVRSESIRKFQFYDFRIDYHQKDSPNARKAKVSTKETVTAVLDGQQRLTALNIALNGTYAYKLPRLWWDNPDAFPVRQLYLNLFQDAPENDHGMKYDFRFLTNKEAERQDESQFWYPVCNVMEFKGPNDPNKYLQQHLGHMTLEDLDKPTEILQQLREVVHVKPVISFYQETSQDIDRVLDIFIRTNSGGMTLNRSDMLMSIATAHWNGNARDDINGSVRKINGPQVGEFGFSRDFLLKAAFLLAGISSIDFKVSNFTIDHIESINEQWEDITDAVYSAARLLRDYGYSRPTLTAHSVVLPVAYYFRKHGRSGKSDGDRACIRQWITRSLLKRTMWSGNQDSLLTRLRKVIDEHGHSGFPYAKIEEVILRRGGRLAFESEELQDLAESKDRAFALLSTLYPIVDIEHHQFHIDHIFPKSRFTPRSLGDAGVPEDKIPIFMDRVDRLPNLQLLPGGPNQAKGATLPYEWLAQMEDDKTAAEHRRLHDLGEVPKDITGFNVFYEARRERLLARMENHLGINSTIAQEKTG; encoded by the coding sequence ATGGCATTTCAGGTTCCGATTACAATCTACCAGGCAATCAAGCACATTCAGAATAGGGAGTATGTTCTCCCTGCAATTCAGCGAGAATTTGTTTGGCCGACGCATAGAATCGAAAGACTCTTTGACAGCCTCATGCGCAATTATCCAATTGGATCATTCCTCTTCTGGGAGGTCAGGTCCGAAAGTATAAGGAAGTTTCAGTTCTATGATTTTAGAATCGACTACCATCAGAAGGATTCTCCAAATGCTCGTAAAGCCAAAGTATCCACCAAGGAAACTGTCACCGCTGTTCTTGATGGTCAGCAACGTCTTACGGCACTGAATATCGCTTTGAATGGAACATATGCCTACAAGCTTCCGCGCCTATGGTGGGACAACCCCGACGCATTCCCGGTCCGCCAACTCTATCTGAACTTATTTCAGGATGCCCCAGAAAATGATCATGGGATGAAATATGACTTCCGTTTCCTGACCAATAAGGAAGCCGAGAGACAGGACGAGTCTCAATTCTGGTACCCAGTCTGTAACGTCATGGAGTTCAAAGGGCCTAACGACCCCAATAAATACCTTCAACAGCATCTCGGCCACATGACATTGGAGGACTTGGATAAACCGACAGAGATACTTCAACAACTCCGTGAAGTTGTTCATGTCAAACCGGTGATTTCATTCTACCAAGAGACTAGTCAGGATATTGACCGGGTTCTTGATATATTTATCCGCACCAATAGCGGAGGAATGACACTCAACCGTTCCGACATGCTAATGAGCATAGCAACCGCACACTGGAATGGAAATGCGAGAGATGACATCAATGGATCAGTTCGGAAAATCAATGGTCCCCAAGTAGGAGAGTTTGGATTTTCCCGAGATTTCCTCCTCAAGGCTGCTTTCCTTCTTGCAGGAATCAGTAGTATTGATTTCAAGGTCAGCAACTTTACGATTGACCACATTGAAAGCATTAATGAGCAGTGGGAAGATATCACAGACGCCGTCTATTCTGCTGCGAGGCTTTTGCGCGATTACGGGTATTCGCGCCCGACCCTGACGGCTCACTCTGTAGTCCTGCCCGTCGCTTACTATTTCCGTAAACACGGCAGGTCTGGTAAGTCAGACGGGGACAGGGCATGTATTCGTCAATGGATTACCCGATCCTTACTGAAGCGTACTATGTGGTCCGGTAATCAAGATTCGCTACTCACCCGGCTCAGAAAGGTAATTGACGAACATGGCCATAGCGGCTTCCCATATGCGAAGATTGAAGAGGTAATACTTCGTAGGGGAGGCCGTCTTGCGTTTGAATCAGAGGAGTTACAGGATCTGGCAGAATCCAAGGATCGCGCATTTGCCCTGCTCTCGACCCTGTACCCCATCGTTGATATCGAGCATCATCAATTCCACATTGACCATATATTTCCCAAGAGCCGATTTACGCCGAGGAGCTTAGGGGATGCCGGTGTGCCAGAAGATAAAATTCCGATATTCATGGACCGTGTAGATCGACTCCCCAATCTTCAATTACTTCCTGGGGGGCCAAATCAGGCAAAGGGTGCAACACTCCCGTACGAATGGCTTGCACAAATGGAAGATGATAAAACAGCTGCTGAACATCGGAGACTGCACGATCTTGGCGAAGTGCCCAAAGATATTACCGGCTTTAATGTGTTTTATGAGGCTCGCCGTGAACGGCTACTCGCCAGGATGGAAAACCATCTTGGTATTAACTCTACAATCGCCCAAGAAAAAACAGGTTGA
- a CDS encoding AAA family ATPase — translation MMDRSKSHVQHRNDYHVRVKNFGPIAEGSIDIRPLTVFVGPSNTGKSYLATLIYALHRCFAADLDETPYSYAWRIRSSGLTDEIISDPDIKEYLDAWISSVKKQDDMPSFSGPVEDVIRSMVEETGDMEMYIERELYRCFGLEAIRELIRRPRAQSAEVIIDLHRREERCNMQYRLGIRRNEFNVTGKVIGSKLPSPDLRRSREGIVLRRRMYSVRRSSKRDVFDSRPLLMLAVMTRNALTSLLRRRAYYLPADRTGVMHSHQVVVSTLIQNATKAGLRPAVNVPTLSGVLADFLNQLIQMASGHGSKGHENGDLLASRVEETVLRGGVNIDASEANYPHFFYKPEGWKAKLPLMRSSSMVSDLAPMILYLRHVVRPGDVIIIEEPESHLHPAMQIEVIRRLAEIVRSGIQVIVTTHSEWVLDELANMVLSFRKGESEQAFVNKATDSLNPREVGVWSFGHQETSEGVVIKELELDKSGSYPSGFDRVAVDQHNRWVEAVGGIEFMDE, via the coding sequence ATGATGGATAGATCAAAGTCACATGTCCAGCACAGGAACGACTACCATGTGAGGGTGAAAAATTTTGGTCCAATTGCTGAAGGTAGTATTGATATTCGGCCTCTGACGGTTTTTGTGGGTCCGAGTAATACCGGGAAATCGTACTTAGCCACGCTCATTTACGCGTTGCATCGTTGTTTTGCCGCGGATTTAGATGAAACCCCATACAGCTACGCTTGGAGAATCAGGTCCTCAGGACTCACAGACGAAATCATATCTGATCCAGATATCAAGGAATATCTTGATGCATGGATTTCAAGCGTAAAAAAACAAGATGACATGCCCTCGTTCTCAGGGCCAGTTGAGGATGTGATCCGCTCTATGGTTGAAGAGACGGGGGATATGGAAATGTATATAGAGAGAGAATTATATCGGTGTTTTGGGCTAGAAGCCATTAGAGAACTGATCAGACGGCCCCGAGCACAGTCAGCTGAAGTCATAATAGATCTTCATCGACGAGAGGAACGATGCAATATGCAATATCGATTAGGAATTCGTCGTAACGAGTTCAATGTGACCGGTAAGGTAATAGGTTCCAAGCTGCCTTCTCCCGATTTACGGCGATCGCGGGAAGGTATTGTGCTCCGCAGAAGAATGTATAGTGTACGTAGATCCTCCAAACGTGATGTATTCGATTCTCGGCCTTTGTTGATGTTGGCCGTTATGACGCGGAATGCTCTGACGAGTTTGCTTAGAAGGCGTGCCTACTATCTACCCGCGGATCGTACTGGTGTCATGCACAGCCATCAAGTTGTTGTTAGTACATTGATCCAGAATGCAACCAAAGCTGGACTACGCCCTGCCGTCAATGTGCCCACATTGTCGGGTGTCCTAGCCGACTTCCTCAATCAGCTCATTCAGATGGCAAGTGGGCACGGATCTAAGGGGCATGAGAACGGTGACTTACTGGCATCACGGGTGGAGGAGACAGTATTAAGAGGTGGAGTTAACATCGATGCTTCTGAGGCAAACTACCCGCATTTTTTTTACAAACCTGAAGGTTGGAAGGCGAAATTGCCTCTGATGCGATCATCGTCTATGGTATCAGATCTGGCGCCAATGATCCTATATCTTAGACACGTCGTAAGACCTGGTGATGTAATTATTATTGAAGAACCGGAGTCGCATCTACATCCGGCAATGCAGATCGAAGTGATTCGTCGCTTGGCGGAGATAGTGCGTTCTGGTATTCAGGTAATTGTTACGACACACAGCGAGTGGGTGTTGGACGAGCTGGCCAATATGGTTCTGAGCTTTCGAAAAGGGGAATCTGAGCAGGCATTCGTGAACAAGGCGACAGATAGTCTCAATCCGCGTGAGGTTGGTGTATGGTCGTTCGGACATCAGGAGACTTCTGAAGGAGTGGTTATTAAAGAACTGGAGTTAGATAAATCGGGCTCATATCCTTCTGGCTTTGACCGTGTGGCCGTTGATCAGCACAACCGATGGGTTGAAGCAGTTGGTGGAATTGAGTTTATGGATGAATGA
- a CDS encoding DNA adenine methylase, with protein MRVQTSVFEEFGTSTIPAANVSSVPQRSPLRYPGGKTWLVPHIRKWLTDPVDTLIEPFAGGGIISLTTVMEGFAKRALMVEIDQDLSAFWRAVLDDPEELIERIQSFAFDRTEVERLTKRVPSSDLDRGFRTLVLNRTRYGGVLAPEASLIRSGENGAGIGSRWYPETLVNRVRNIARYSDQLLFCESDGVRLLELQSDRPETAFFVDPPYTAKGGKQAGSRLYTHNTVDHARIFATLARSRANFLMTYDCSSEIIRMIRKHKFHAALVTIKNLHHLKVPELIITRDKLFT; from the coding sequence ATGAGAGTTCAAACTTCAGTATTTGAAGAATTTGGGACGTCAACGATTCCTGCAGCCAACGTGTCTAGCGTACCGCAGCGAAGCCCTCTTAGGTACCCTGGAGGGAAAACGTGGCTTGTGCCCCATATACGTAAATGGCTTACGGATCCTGTTGACACTCTTATTGAGCCATTTGCTGGCGGTGGGATTATTTCATTGACAACTGTGATGGAGGGGTTTGCTAAACGAGCTCTTATGGTCGAAATCGATCAAGATCTGTCTGCCTTCTGGAGGGCGGTACTGGATGATCCAGAAGAGTTGATTGAACGCATTCAATCCTTTGCCTTTGATCGTACAGAGGTTGAGCGTTTAACCAAGAGAGTACCTAGCAGTGATCTTGACCGTGGATTTCGAACCCTTGTTCTCAACCGCACTCGATATGGAGGAGTCTTGGCGCCTGAGGCCTCGCTAATAAGAAGCGGTGAAAATGGCGCTGGTATCGGTTCCCGGTGGTACCCTGAAACACTGGTGAACAGGGTGAGAAATATTGCCCGGTATTCGGATCAACTTTTGTTCTGCGAAAGTGATGGTGTGCGCTTGCTGGAGTTACAGTCTGATCGACCCGAGACCGCTTTTTTTGTAGATCCACCGTACACGGCGAAAGGGGGAAAGCAAGCGGGCTCCCGTCTCTACACTCATAACACAGTAGATCATGCTCGTATTTTTGCCACTCTGGCTAGGAGCCGCGCGAACTTTCTGATGACTTACGATTGTTCTTCCGAGATCATCAGAATGATTCGAAAACACAAATTTCATGCTGCTCTCGTAACGATAAAAAATCTTCACCACTTAAAGGTACCCGAATTGATCATCACGCGTGACAAACTGTTCACCTGA